The following are encoded in a window of Halorarum salinum genomic DNA:
- a CDS encoding enolase C-terminal domain-like protein: MQISEIEIHEFTYELESVGTAHGHQVYDPDSTLETPAFVLTIRTDDGLEGRYRSITFAKSMLVQIEMAAAEFLLGRDPLEREGIWEEIWRGFRHTDHMGLGPIDIALWDLAGRHYGDSVSKLLGGYREELPAYASTFFMDDAPDGLSSPAAFAEFAEECLDAGYPAFKIHGHPDGDPDVDVEICRAVADAVGDEMDLMLDPASNYRTYLDAKRVGRVLDELGFYWYEDPMADTGQSINAARNLTRELDTPLLGLEHVRTGPFGRADHIAGEAAELVRADVHQDGGITGALKIARVAEAFGLDVELHIGGPATMHCMSAIRNSNYFEHSLVHPSGVDWMNQLGFVGSPEALSDAGTVTVPEGPGLGVEIDWEYVEERLTDHSVIDSAGSANVV; encoded by the coding sequence ATGCAAATCAGCGAGATAGAGATCCACGAGTTCACCTACGAACTGGAGTCGGTGGGGACCGCCCACGGGCACCAGGTGTACGACCCGGACAGCACGCTCGAGACCCCCGCGTTCGTGCTCACGATCCGAACCGACGACGGCCTGGAGGGGCGGTATCGGAGCATCACGTTCGCGAAGTCGATGCTCGTCCAGATCGAGATGGCGGCCGCGGAGTTCCTCCTCGGCCGGGACCCGCTGGAGCGGGAGGGGATCTGGGAGGAGATCTGGCGCGGGTTCCGGCACACCGACCACATGGGGCTCGGACCCATCGACATCGCGCTCTGGGACCTCGCCGGGCGTCACTACGGCGACTCCGTCTCGAAGCTGCTCGGCGGCTACCGCGAGGAACTGCCGGCGTACGCGTCGACGTTCTTCATGGACGACGCCCCCGACGGGCTGAGCTCCCCGGCGGCGTTCGCCGAGTTCGCGGAGGAGTGTCTCGACGCCGGGTACCCCGCGTTCAAGATCCACGGCCACCCCGACGGGGACCCCGACGTGGACGTCGAGATCTGCCGCGCGGTCGCGGACGCGGTCGGCGACGAGATGGACCTGATGCTCGACCCCGCGAGCAACTACCGCACGTACCTGGACGCCAAGCGGGTCGGCCGCGTCCTGGACGAACTCGGCTTCTACTGGTACGAGGACCCGATGGCCGACACCGGTCAGAGCATCAACGCCGCGCGGAATCTGACGAGGGAACTGGACACGCCGCTGCTCGGGCTCGAACACGTACGCACGGGCCCGTTCGGACGCGCCGACCACATCGCGGGGGAGGCCGCGGAACTCGTCCGGGCCGACGTCCACCAGGACGGCGGCATCACGGGCGCGCTGAAGATCGCCCGCGTCGCCGAGGCGTTCGGGCTCGACGTGGAGCTCCACATCGGCGGCCCCGCGACCATGCACTGCATGAGCGCGATCCGAAACTCGAACTACTTCGAGCACTCGCTCGTCCACCCCAGCGGGGTCGACTGGATGAACCAGCTCGGGTTCGTGGGGTCGCCCGAGGCGCTCTCGGACGCGGGGACGGTCACCGTCCCCGAGGGACCGGGGCTCGGCGTCGAGATCGACTGGGAGTACGTGGAGGAACGGCTGACCGACCACAGCGTGATCGACAGCGCCGGCTCGGCGAACGTCGTGTGA
- a CDS encoding TAXI family TRAP transporter solute-binding subunit, translating into MGGGDGNGDGNGGGNGDGNGGGNGDGNGGGNGGGNGDDVVEMRVGSSTEGSTVFQTSQAFQRVLREHSDSVRWNTQTTGGDPPSIRIYDEGDLEAYGLTNYIVRKGMNGEDPFQEEMEVPYQCFSYFVRDDFFVAVDGSGIETTDDMLGKNVYLLQPGWGTRAMFMEVMDEDPELKEQLTENVVNIDTSDVAGAVEEGRIDAILGYGANEVNLPSWFAEVDARADLHTVEVSDSFKNVFESSPLVPYYEKDSYGFNQDVGGQIQGYQILFQYYVSPDVPNEAVYEMLQVAHDEYESVQEGQPAFFPYGENPEYFVNALEGEGLPPVHPGAADFYEEVGVWRDDLERGE; encoded by the coding sequence ATGGGAGGGGGCGACGGGAACGGTGACGGGAACGGCGGCGGCAACGGCGACGGGAACGGCGGCGGCAACGGCGACGGGAACGGCGGCGGGAACGGCGGCGGCAACGGCGACGACGTCGTCGAGATGCGCGTCGGCTCCTCCACCGAGGGCTCCACCGTCTTCCAGACGTCCCAGGCCTTCCAGCGCGTCCTCCGCGAACACTCGGACAGCGTCCGATGGAACACCCAGACCACCGGCGGCGACCCCCCGAGCATCCGGATCTACGACGAGGGCGACCTCGAAGCGTACGGGCTCACCAACTACATCGTCCGAAAGGGGATGAACGGGGAGGACCCGTTCCAGGAGGAGATGGAGGTGCCGTACCAGTGCTTCAGCTACTTCGTCCGCGACGACTTCTTCGTCGCCGTCGACGGCTCCGGCATCGAGACCACCGACGACATGCTGGGCAAGAACGTCTACCTGCTCCAGCCAGGCTGGGGGACCAGGGCGATGTTCATGGAGGTCATGGACGAGGACCCCGAGCTCAAGGAGCAGCTGACCGAGAACGTCGTCAACATCGACACGAGCGACGTCGCCGGGGCGGTCGAGGAGGGCCGGATCGACGCCATCCTGGGCTACGGCGCCAACGAGGTCAACCTCCCCTCCTGGTTCGCCGAGGTCGACGCCCGCGCGGACCTGCACACCGTCGAGGTGTCCGACAGCTTCAAGAACGTCTTCGAGTCGTCGCCGCTCGTGCCCTACTACGAGAAGGACTCGTACGGCTTCAATCAGGACGTCGGCGGGCAGATCCAGGGGTACCAGATCCTCTTCCAGTACTACGTCTCGCCGGACGTCCCGAACGAGGCCGTCTACGAGATGCTGCAGGTGGCCCACGACGAGTACGAGAGCGTCCAGGAGGGCCAGCCCGCGTTCTTCCCGTACGGGGAGAACCCCGAGTACTTCGTCAACGCGCTCGAGGGCGAGGGGCTGCCGCCGGTCCACCCCGGCGCCGCGGACTTCTACGAGGAAGTCGGCGTCTGGCGGGACGACCTGGAACGGGGCGAGTAA